From the genome of Azospira restricta, one region includes:
- a CDS encoding OsmC family protein: protein MSAATPTVKAVLEDTPYLVSFTDDLGHAWCADEPAELGGGNAGPTPERLVLSSLGACTAITLQMVAARRQLPLTGIEVVLQLTPGGKPEAGNDIVRRIALHGELNEEQRAQLLKAANACPMHKLLTGEIRIDTALTG from the coding sequence ATGTCCGCCGCCACCCCCACCGTCAAGGCCGTGCTCGAAGACACGCCGTATCTCGTTTCCTTCACCGACGACCTCGGCCACGCGTGGTGCGCCGACGAGCCGGCCGAACTCGGCGGCGGCAACGCCGGGCCGACGCCGGAGCGGCTGGTGCTGTCCAGCCTCGGCGCGTGCACGGCGATCACGCTGCAGATGGTCGCCGCGCGCCGGCAGCTGCCGCTGACCGGCATCGAGGTGGTGCTGCAGCTGACCCCGGGCGGCAAGCCGGAAGCGGGCAACGACATCGTGCGCCGGATCGCGCTGCACGGCGAACTGAACGAGGAGCAGCGGGCGCAGCTGCTGAAGGCGGCGAACGCCTGCCCGATGCACAAGCTGCTGACCGGCGAGATCCGCATCGATACCGCGCTGACGGGCTGA
- a CDS encoding nucleotidyltransferase family protein: MSLRPSQALSENRELIRQIVSRHRSSNPRVFGSVLQGTDTEASDLDLLIDPLPGATLFDLGAIQIELEASLGVPVDVLTPKDLPQQFRDRIIGEAAPV; the protein is encoded by the coding sequence ATGAGCCTCAGGCCGTCGCAGGCGTTGAGCGAGAATCGGGAACTGATCCGGCAGATCGTCAGCCGTCACCGCTCGAGCAATCCGCGCGTCTTCGGTTCGGTGTTGCAAGGCACCGATACCGAGGCGAGCGACCTGGACCTGCTGATCGACCCGCTGCCCGGCGCGACCCTGTTCGACCTCGGCGCCATCCAGATCGAGCTGGAAGCGTCGCTCGGTGTCCCGGTCGACGTGCTGACGCCGAAGGACCTGCCGCAACAATTCCGCGACCGCATCATCGGCGAGGCCGCGCCGGTATGA
- a CDS encoding dicarboxylate/amino acid:cation symporter — translation MQVLIAIAIGVALGHFYPDAGAAMKPLGDGFIKLIKMIIAPIIFCTIVVGIAGMKDMKKVGKTGGYAVLYFEVVSTVALIIGLVVVNVWAPGAGMNVDVSTIDAKGLAKYAEPGKMQSTTDFLMNIIPTSVVDAFAKGDMLQVLFFSILFGYALHAFGDRGRPVFDLIEKLSHVLFGIVGVIMKVAPIGAFGAMAYTIGKHGVGSLAQLASLMGAFYVTCVVFVFGVLGSIAAMHGFSVWKLIKYIKEELFLVLGTSSSESALPRLMAKMENAGAEKSVVGLVVPTGYSFNLDGTSIYLTMAAVFIAQATNTPMDLSQQITLLLILLLTSKGAAGVTGSGFIVLAATLSAVGSVPVAGLALILGIDRFMSEARALTNFVGNSVATLVVAKWCNALDSDKLAAVLNNETADEANRPELVLDDAPTPELPSVPRPAVEHH, via the coding sequence GTGCAGGTGCTGATCGCCATCGCCATCGGCGTCGCGCTCGGCCATTTCTATCCGGATGCCGGCGCGGCGATGAAGCCGCTCGGCGACGGCTTCATCAAGCTGATCAAGATGATCATCGCGCCGATCATCTTCTGCACCATCGTCGTCGGCATCGCCGGCATGAAGGACATGAAGAAGGTCGGCAAGACCGGCGGCTACGCCGTGCTCTACTTCGAGGTGGTGAGCACCGTCGCGCTGATCATCGGCCTCGTCGTCGTCAACGTCTGGGCGCCGGGCGCCGGCATGAACGTCGACGTGTCGACGATCGACGCCAAGGGCCTCGCCAAGTACGCCGAGCCGGGCAAGATGCAGTCGACCACCGACTTCCTGATGAACATCATCCCGACCAGCGTCGTCGATGCCTTTGCCAAGGGCGACATGCTGCAGGTGCTGTTCTTCTCGATCCTCTTCGGCTACGCGCTGCACGCCTTCGGCGACCGCGGCCGCCCGGTGTTCGACCTGATCGAGAAGCTCTCGCACGTGCTCTTCGGCATCGTCGGCGTGATCATGAAGGTGGCCCCGATCGGCGCCTTCGGCGCGATGGCCTACACCATCGGCAAGCACGGCGTCGGCAGCCTGGCGCAGCTCGCCAGCCTGATGGGCGCCTTCTACGTCACCTGCGTCGTCTTCGTCTTCGGCGTGCTCGGCTCGATCGCCGCGATGCACGGCTTCTCGGTGTGGAAGCTGATCAAGTACATCAAGGAAGAGCTGTTCCTGGTGCTCGGCACCTCGTCGTCGGAATCGGCGCTGCCGCGCCTGATGGCGAAGATGGAGAACGCCGGCGCCGAGAAGTCGGTGGTCGGCCTGGTGGTGCCCACCGGCTACTCGTTCAACCTCGACGGCACCTCGATCTACCTGACCATGGCCGCGGTCTTCATCGCCCAGGCGACCAACACGCCGATGGACCTGTCGCAGCAGATCACGCTGCTGCTGATCCTGCTGCTCACCTCGAAGGGCGCCGCCGGCGTCACCGGCTCCGGCTTCATCGTGCTCGCCGCGACGCTGTCGGCGGTCGGCTCCGTGCCGGTCGCCGGCCTCGCGCTGATCCTCGGCATCGACCGCTTCATGTCGGAAGCGCGCGCGCTGACCAACTTCGTCGGCAACAGCGTCGCCACGCTGGTCGTCGCCAAGTGGTGCAACGCGCTCGACAGCGACAAGCTCGCCGCCGTGCTCAACAACGAGACCGCCGACGAGGCGAACCGCCCCGAGCTGGTCCTCGACGACGCGCCGACGCCGGAACTGCCGAGCGTGCCGCGCCCGGCGGTCGAGCACCACTGA
- a CDS encoding Lar family restriction alleviation protein, which produces MTAAAADYLQPCPFCGTAPASAIEVDLAMWAVVCNHCQSIGPLAGDERRAAELWNRRPPA; this is translated from the coding sequence ATGACTGCCGCCGCTGCCGACTACCTGCAGCCGTGCCCGTTCTGCGGCACGGCGCCGGCGAGCGCCATCGAGGTCGACCTGGCGATGTGGGCGGTGGTGTGCAACCACTGCCAGTCCATCGGCCCGCTCGCCGGCGACGAGCGCCGCGCGGCGGAGCTGTGGAACCGCCGCCCGCCAGCTTAG
- a CDS encoding MFS transporter — MEREEDNSRGGRGDFWLLVLAGGAIIGMAMGIRHAQGIFLLPITLDRDWSREAFGFAIAVQNLVWGLAQPLTGMIADRFGARRVLVGGLLLYAGGLLLMSQAQTPTAFTLTAGLCLGVALSGSAFAVVYGAISRLVPAAQRSRALGATGAIGGLGLFFMVPLSQGLIGMLGWAGALVALGIACALLLPATLPLNDRPAASAAHRQSLSAALREAFAHKGFWLLNLGFLACGFQLAFIATHLPAYLADRGLSANHAAAGLAIIALANVAGTYVCGWLGGLHRRKHLLAYIYLLRAAAMAAFVLLPLSPWSLYVFCAVMGFIWLGTVPLTSGLLSQVFGVQYITTLFGLVFFGHQLGSFLGVWLGGYLFDATASYDLVWLIGIGLGVIAALLHWPIDDREIVRGPAAAPA, encoded by the coding sequence ATGGAAAGAGAAGAGGACAACAGCCGCGGCGGGCGCGGCGACTTCTGGCTGCTGGTGCTGGCCGGCGGCGCGATCATCGGCATGGCGATGGGCATCCGCCACGCGCAGGGCATCTTCCTGCTGCCGATCACGCTCGACCGCGACTGGTCGCGCGAGGCCTTCGGTTTCGCCATCGCCGTGCAGAACCTGGTCTGGGGCCTCGCCCAGCCGCTCACCGGGATGATCGCCGACCGCTTCGGCGCGCGCCGCGTGCTGGTCGGCGGGCTGCTGCTCTACGCCGGCGGGCTGCTGCTGATGTCGCAGGCGCAGACGCCGACGGCGTTCACGCTGACCGCCGGGCTGTGCCTCGGCGTCGCGCTGTCCGGTTCGGCCTTCGCCGTGGTCTATGGCGCGATCAGCCGGCTGGTGCCGGCGGCGCAGCGCAGCCGTGCGCTCGGCGCCACCGGCGCCATCGGCGGCCTCGGGCTGTTCTTCATGGTGCCGCTGTCGCAGGGGCTGATCGGCATGCTCGGCTGGGCCGGCGCGCTGGTCGCGCTGGGCATCGCCTGCGCGCTGCTGCTGCCGGCGACGCTGCCGCTGAACGACCGCCCGGCGGCCTCCGCCGCGCATCGGCAGAGCCTGTCGGCGGCGCTGCGCGAGGCCTTCGCGCACAAGGGTTTCTGGCTGCTCAATCTGGGCTTCCTCGCCTGCGGCTTCCAGCTCGCGTTCATCGCCACGCACCTGCCGGCCTACCTCGCCGACCGCGGGCTGTCGGCCAACCACGCGGCGGCCGGGCTGGCCATCATCGCGCTCGCCAACGTCGCCGGCACCTACGTCTGCGGCTGGCTCGGCGGACTGCACCGGCGCAAGCACCTGCTCGCCTACATCTACCTGCTGCGCGCGGCGGCGATGGCGGCCTTCGTGCTGCTGCCGCTGAGCCCGTGGAGCCTGTACGTCTTCTGCGCGGTGATGGGCTTCATCTGGCTGGGCACGGTGCCGCTGACCAGCGGCCTGCTGTCGCAGGTGTTCGGCGTGCAGTACATCACGACGCTGTTCGGCCTGGTGTTCTTCGGCCACCAGCTCGGCTCCTTCCTCGGCGTCTGGCTCGGCGGCTACCTGTTCGACGCGACCGCGTCCTACGACCTGGTGTGGCTGATCGGCATCGGCCTCGGCGTGATCGCCGCGCTGCTGCACTGGCCGATCGACGACCGCGAGATCGTGCGCGGCCCGGCGGCGGCGCCGGCATGA
- a CDS encoding SRPBCC family protein produces MNTPDHNPALDLAFERYVELPAEKLWAAWTTPELLLPWFCPRPWTTIACEIDLRPGGIFSTVMRSPEGQEFPGIGCYLELLPNRRLVWTNALGPGFRPVPAKEVEDFFFFTGIVSFTPQGSGTRYGARVVHGTAEDCRKHAALGFEQGWGIALDQLVEFMKTR; encoded by the coding sequence ATGAACACCCCCGACCACAACCCCGCCCTCGACCTCGCCTTCGAACGCTACGTCGAGCTCCCCGCCGAGAAACTGTGGGCCGCGTGGACCACGCCCGAACTGCTGCTGCCGTGGTTCTGCCCGCGGCCGTGGACGACCATCGCCTGCGAGATCGACCTGCGTCCCGGCGGCATCTTCAGCACGGTGATGCGCTCGCCCGAGGGGCAGGAATTCCCGGGCATCGGCTGCTATCTCGAGCTGCTGCCGAACCGGCGGCTGGTATGGACCAACGCGCTCGGCCCGGGCTTCCGGCCGGTGCCGGCGAAGGAGGTCGAGGACTTCTTCTTTTTCACCGGCATCGTCAGCTTCACGCCGCAGGGCAGCGGCACGCGGTACGGCGCGCGCGTCGTGCACGGCACGGCGGAGGATTGCCGGAAGCACGCGGCGCTGGGCTTCGAGCAGGGCTGGGGGATCGCGCTCGACCAGCTGGTCGAGTTCATGAAGACGCGCTAG
- a CDS encoding DUF86 domain-containing protein: MTPPDRQADYVRLMQNAAIQIIDYTAGMDREGFLADAKTQDAVIMKLLVIGELAAKLIDGHSALIAAHPEIPWHQMKGMRNRMAHGYFELDLDVVWETVRQAIPDLAKHLRALAH; this comes from the coding sequence ATGACGCCGCCGGACCGGCAAGCCGACTATGTCCGGCTGATGCAAAACGCCGCCATCCAGATCATCGACTACACCGCCGGCATGGACCGAGAGGGGTTTCTCGCCGACGCCAAGACCCAGGACGCGGTGATCATGAAACTGCTGGTGATCGGCGAGCTCGCGGCAAAGCTGATCGACGGGCACTCGGCCCTGATCGCCGCGCATCCGGAAATCCCGTGGCACCAGATGAAAGGCATGCGCAATCGCATGGCGCACGGCTACTTCGAACTCGACCTCGACGTCGTCTGGGAAACCGTCCGGCAAGCGATTCCCGACCTGGCGAAGCATCTGCGGGCGCTGGCGCACTGA